One window of Medicago truncatula cultivar Jemalong A17 chromosome 2, MtrunA17r5.0-ANR, whole genome shotgun sequence genomic DNA carries:
- the LOC11433860 gene encoding COP9 signalosome complex subunit 8 gives MDLSAVKTALESKSYDKIADICDNLMLQVAADGVAFHDEWPYSVHLLAHFYVHDINSARFLWKTIPSSIKESNPEVNAVWKIGQQLWLRNYGGVHEAVRGFEWSPELQCFISAFSELYTKEIFQLLVSAYSTISVEDAALFLGMSDDGATSYVLQQGWTVDNASRMLTVKKQPVVSVQKLDPCKLQQLTEYVFHLEH, from the exons ATGGATTTATCAGCAGTGAAAACCGCATTGGAATCCAAATCTTACGACAAAATTGCTGATATCTGCGATAATCTCATGCTTCAG GTTGCTGCCGACGGTGTTGCGTTTCACGATGAATGGCCCTACTCCGTTCATCTTCTCGCTCATTTTTATGTTCATGACAT CAACAGTGCTCGTTTTCTATGGAAAACAATACCTTCCTCAATCAAAGAAAGCAACCCTGAAGTCAATGCTGTGTGGAAAATTGGTCAACAGCTTTGGTTAAGGAACTATGGTGGAGTGCATGAGGCGGTCCGTGGTTTTGAGTGGAGTCCAGAACTCCAATGCTTCATTTCTGCTTTCTCAG AACTTTACACAAAGGAGATTTTTCAGCTTCTTGTATCTGCTTATTCTACAATAAGTGTTGAAGATGCTGCTTTATTTCTGGGAATGAGTGATGATGGTGCTACAAGCT ATGTACTACAACAAGGTTGGACCGTGGACAATGCCTCTCGGATGCTTACTGTGAAGAAGCAACCTGTTGTGTCAGTGCAGAAACTTGATCCTTGCAAATTGCAACAACTGACAGAATATGTCTTCCATCTTGAGCATTGA